From a single Nicotiana tabacum cultivar K326 chromosome 8, ASM71507v2, whole genome shotgun sequence genomic region:
- the LOC142163063 gene encoding uncharacterized protein LOC142163063 → MEQYTPRLKYEKVLWEFPPRGWIKVNTDGACRENPVRSSIGLFIRDEVGNLIYAEGRENSEGTNNESEAVAIVEALKMCKNLNYFQIWPQTDSLLLKNIIEESWKPPWCITDHV, encoded by the coding sequence ATGGAGCAATACACACCTCGATTGAAATATGAAAAGGTGTTATGGGAATTTCCTCCAAGAGGGTGGATCAAAGTAAATACGGATGGAGCATGTAGAGAGAACCCAGTGAGGAGTTCAATTGGTTTGTTCATAAGGGATGAGGTAGGTAATTTGATATATGCAGAAGGAAGGGAGAATTCTGAAGGAACCAATAATGAATCAGAAGCAGTAGCTATTGTGGAGGCATTGAAGATGTGCAAAAATCTTAATTATTTTCAGATATGGCCGCAGACAGATTCCTTGCTATTAAAGAACATTATAGAGGAATCATGGAAGCCTCCTTGGTGTATTACTGATCATGTTTAG